A genomic window from Peromyscus maniculatus bairdii isolate BWxNUB_F1_BW_parent chromosome 1, HU_Pman_BW_mat_3.1, whole genome shotgun sequence includes:
- the Josd2 gene encoding josephin-2 has product MSQAPEARPSPPSVYHERQRLELCAVHALNNVLQQQLFSQEAADEICKRLAPDSRLNPHRSLLGTGNYDVNVIMAALQGLGLAAVWWDRRRPLSQLALPQVLGLILNLPSPVSLGLLSLPLRRRHWVALRQVEGIYYNLDSKLRAPEVLGDEDGVRAFLAAALAQGLCEVLLVVTKEVEEAGCWLHTS; this is encoded by the exons ATGTCTCAGGCCCCGGAAGCGCGGCCGAGCCCACCCTCAGTGTACCACGAGCGGCAGCGGCTAGAGCTGTGCGCCGTCCACGCTCTCAACAACGTCCTCCAACAGCAGCTCTTCAGCCAGGAGGCTGCAGACGAAATTTGCAAGAG GCTAGCCCCAGACTCCCGGCTGAACCCTCATCGCAGCCTCCTGGGCACCGGCAACTATGATGTCAACGTGATCATGGCTGCCCTGCAGGGCCTAGGCCTGGCCGCTGTGTGGTGGGACAGGAGAAG accGCTGTCCCAGTTGGCCCTGCCCCAGGTGCTAGGCCTGATCCTGAACCTGCCCTCTCCTGTGTCACTGGGGCTGCTGTCCCTGCCGCTGCGCCGTCGGCACTGGGTGGCCCTGCGCCAGGTGGAGGGCATCTACTATAACCTGGACTCAAAGCTCCGGGCACCTGAAGTGCTGGGGGACGAGGATGGTGTCAG GGCCTTCCTGGCAGCTGCCCTGGCCCAAGGCCTGTGCGAGGTGCTGTTGGTGGTGAccaaggaggtggaggaggcCGGCTGCTGGCTGCACACAAGCTGA
- the LOC121828150 gene encoding uncharacterized protein LOC121828150 — MLFAFSSIYSIPSSASSIYFIPSTFSPIYSMPPVPPPSAISSLPPLSTPSPPLPPPSLPSSSYSTYSILSSSSSSSTIYSIPSSSSSSSTIYSISPSSSSIYSNTSSSSTIYSIPSSSSSIFSISSSYSSINSITSSSSSIYYKTSSFSSSFHYSIPLLPPPSTLSPPLTHPSTLSASFFFSLHHLLYTLIFLLLLLHLTCRSSFSSIYSLCSSSFSSSIYSIPTSSSCNYSISSSSPSIFYHLLFLLHLLHPLLFLLYLLYPLLYLLHLLHHLFFLLHLLYPLLLLLFLLHLHYALLFLLHVLYHLLFLLHLHYPLLCLLHLPYPLHFFLHLLYPLSSSSIFYIVSSSSSIYSIPSSSSSIDFIPSSSYSIYSILSFSSSSSTIYSIPSSSSSFHHLFYFTFFLLHLLYHLFFLHHLLHILLFLLFLLHLSYHLLLLFNLLYHLLFLFNLL; from the coding sequence ATGCTCTTCGCTTTCTCCTCCATCTACTCTATcccatcctctgcctcctccatctaCTTTATCCCCTCCACTTTCTCCCCCATCTATTCTATGCCCCCTGTTCCTCCTCCATCTGCTATATCATCTCTTCCTCCCCTATctactccatcccctcctctccctcctccatctttgcCCTCCTCTTCCTACTCCACCTACTctatcctctcctcttcctcctcttcttccactatCTATTCTATaccctcttcttcatcctcttcttccaccatctATTCTATctcaccctcttcctcctccatctactctaacacctcttcttcctctaccATTTACTCCataccttcctcttcctcctccatcttctctatCTCCTCCTCTTACTCTTCCATCAActctatcacttcctcttcctcttctatctACTATAaaacctcttctttctcctcttccttccactACTCtattccccttcttcctcctccatctactcTATCCCCTCCTCTTACTCATCCATCTACACTATccgcttcttttttcttttccctccaccATCTACTCTATAccctcatcttccttctcttgctcctccacCTAACCTGTCGCTCCTCTTTCTCCTCAATCTACTCTCTttgctcctcttctttttcctcttccatctACTCtatccccacctcttcctcctgcaaCTACTCtatctcttcctcatctccctccatcttctatcacctcctcttcctcctacatttactccatcccctcctctttctcctctatcTACTCTAtcccctcctctacctcctccatCTACTCCatcacctattctttctcctccatttACTCTATCCTCTCCTCttactcctttttctccttcatctACACTATgctctcctgttcctcctccatgTACTCtatcacctcctcttcctcctccatctacactatcccctcctctgcctccttcatctACCCTATCCCCTCCACTTTTTCCTCCATCTACTctatcccctctcttcctcctccatcttctatatcgtctcttcttcctcctccatctactccatcccctcctcttcttcctccatcgaCTTTatcccctcctcttcctactCCATCTACTctatcctctccttttcctcctcttcttctaccATCTACTCTATaccttcctcttcatcctctttcCACCACCTATTCTATTtcaccttcttcctcctccatcttctctatcacctcttcttcctccaccatTTACTCcatatcctcctcttcctcctcttcctccttcatctATCTTATCATCTCCTCTTGCTCTTCAATCTACTCtatcacctcctcttcctcttcaatcTACTCTaa